The genomic stretch GCTTGCTCATAGCCCACAGAACGTCCTCAGCGGTGATAGTCTTTCGCTGCTCTCGCTGGCAACGATCGTTGGCTTCACTAGTTATGAAGCTAATGAACTCAGAAACGCATTCCTGTACGGTCTCCTTGGCATCATCAGATATCTTGGCATGGTTAGGGAGAACCTTACGCATAATCCTTATCACGTTTGCTATAGGCATGAAACGATCCTGTTCACGGACAATGCAAGAGTTCTGATCACCTCGGCGTTCCTGCCCATCTTCCTGCTTCTGATTTGGGTTTGGATTGTTCTGGTGGCTTGGGTTGTTGGTGTGATTCTGATTCATCTCCTTCACCATCATCCCTACACAATACATTCATGATATTCAAAGCTAAAGCTGgcattatttgaattttgaccaGAAAATCcagaaattggaattggattATAGTTCATCCATTTTTTACTAAACAGTACTGGTGCTTTGTCCATATTACAAAACCTTTCacattcaacttttttttttttaattatttaaaatcaTGGTATTAGTATATTGGCTACGAAGAATTGCCGCCaataaacaacaataacaatcgAAACCTTATCCCAGTTTAATGGGGTCAGTTACATGGGGATATCAAGTAAGGACGAGCACAAAGATTCATACAAAAAGATTAACGGGTTATAGCTAATTATAACAACTGCTGGCTGTCAACTTGATACACAACTACAAATCATCCACAGACTAATAACAATGGTTGCAACTCTTTATAACCATTGGTTAGAAGGATTATTAGAAGGATCAAAATGAATCAGGATCAATTTCCATCTCAATTTTTTATTCCGGTATGATCAATTTTGTACTTAAAAAACCTAGATGTTTGaagttgttaaaaaaaaaaaaaaaagagcattaTGATGCTTACTGGTTTGAATTATTAGTAGCAATCATTTACaaaccccccacccaaaaaaaaaagaaaaaagaagagtatATCTGggtttcaaaaaggaaaagaaatgaatactgctttatttttaaatcaaaatgtTTTAACTGAATggaaatgatttttctttttcaaaagagGCTAGCGAAGGAcatatatttaataaaaatggaaaataattaGAAGCAAAAGAATTGAATCGGCTGATATTGATATGAATCGTCCATGACTAATACTGAGTCCGAAAGGGTATACCTAATTTGGGTCGCTGTGGTCTGATGATTCAGATCTGTACCTCAATTACTGAAAATACACTCCGCCGTTGAGGGTAAATTaactacccaaaataccctGTCCCTTGCTGTACGGAAGCGCAAAGTGTGAACACATCATGGTGACAGAGAGCATGTGGATGGACCTTTTGGCTTTTGG from Macadamia integrifolia cultivar HAES 741 chromosome 11, SCU_Mint_v3, whole genome shotgun sequence encodes the following:
- the LOC122093806 gene encoding nuclear transcription factor Y subunit B-1-like isoform X2 produces the protein MMVKEMNQNHTNNPSHQNNPNPNQKQEDGQERRGDQNSCIVREQDRFMPIANVIRIMRKVLPNHAKISDDAKETVQECVSEFISFITSEANDRCQREQRKTITAEDVLWAMSKLGFDDYMDPLTLYLQRYREIEGDRGSIRGDPLMKRSVDLGTALNVATFAPAAFHMGHHQGLFGVGGAHLGGYFRDASGAGPSAHAAMASLDPFAPFINK